Proteins found in one Nitrospirota bacterium genomic segment:
- a CDS encoding cation transporter, with protein sequence MNSYVSVRKVLTYTLLLNMIAALAKLVYGQMSESLSMVADGYHSFFDGTSNVVGLVGIWLAYNPPDKDHPYGHKKYETLASLGISILLFLTCYHVLRDAWLRFTDSAVPHVTGFSFLVILATTGINIFVMTWERSRGRELKSDILIADAMHTRSDIFASAAVLISLAAVYAGLPVIDPIAAFIIAILIGRTGYQILFESAKVLSDYSRINPEHIRDVALGVDGVTECHDVRSRGTQTDVFVDLRLHVAPDMGISEAHELAHKVEGRIKKEFAEVTEVVVHLEPEGRMVGSANES encoded by the coding sequence ATGAATTCTTATGTTTCTGTAAGAAAAGTCCTCACTTACACGCTCCTCCTCAACATGATAGCAGCCCTTGCCAAACTGGTTTATGGTCAGATGTCGGAATCCCTTAGTATGGTTGCGGACGGCTATCATTCGTTCTTTGACGGGACGTCAAACGTTGTCGGACTTGTGGGTATATGGCTTGCCTACAACCCCCCTGACAAGGACCACCCCTATGGACACAAGAAGTACGAGACGCTGGCGTCACTTGGCATATCTATCCTCCTGTTCCTTACGTGCTATCATGTATTACGGGATGCCTGGTTAAGGTTTACGGATTCAGCAGTACCCCATGTCACAGGCTTCAGCTTCCTCGTTATCCTGGCTACAACAGGTATCAATATTTTTGTAATGACATGGGAGCGATCAAGGGGCAGGGAGCTGAAAAGTGATATACTAATAGCGGATGCTATGCACACAAGGAGTGATATCTTTGCCTCTGCGGCTGTTTTGATCAGTCTTGCTGCTGTGTATGCCGGCCTGCCTGTTATAGACCCTATAGCGGCCTTCATCATTGCCATACTGATCGGCAGGACGGGCTACCAAATACTGTTCGAGTCTGCAAAGGTATTGAGTGATTACTCCAGGATAAATCCGGAGCACATAAGAGATGTTGCCCTTGGCGTTGATGGTGTGACAGAATGCCATGATGTAAGGTCGCGTGGTACCCAGACAGATGTATTCGTTGATTTGAGGCTTCATGTGGCACCTGATATGGGCATATCAGAAGCACATGAGCTGGCACATAAGGTTGAAGGAAGGATCAAAAAAGAGTTTGCTGAGGTAACGGAAGTTGTGGTGCATCTCGAGCCGGAAGGCAGGATGGTAGGCAGTGCAAATGAAAGTTAA